One Pieris brassicae chromosome 11, ilPieBrab1.1, whole genome shotgun sequence DNA window includes the following coding sequences:
- the LOC123716240 gene encoding hemicentin-2-like isoform X2 gives MKRLGPTLIWLTALMLGLTTAYTDTEEFLSDLDKPVPTLDVQGVLGKKASLPCDIQPLHSDDAVVMVLWFKESDGEPLYSFDIRGRSYNQPKLWSSPLVFGNRAYFRGGATPAVLMVDNVLAMDAGVYRCRVDFQNSPTRNLKINFTVIIPPSRPTIYDVKRRDRTKLVEPYNEGSNVLLICEVDGGRPRPQVTWYLENVVIDDSCDKRNDGTTVNTLTFPNVGRQHLNARLVCQASNTNLAPPETKVLILDINLKPITVNILNKEEQVSADKRYEIECKTTGSRPDASVSWWKNNRQLKRMAKNFSENNETLSVLSLVPSVEDDGKYLTCRAENKHISDSAIEDKWRLTVHYVPIVDLKMGSNLNPDEIKEGADVYFECTVKANPKSHRLVWYHGHNEIFHNDSAGIILSSQSLVLQGVTRSAAGDYTCVAANSEGKGTSNPVSLLVRYAPVCAERRDSELFGALKHETVMLHCSVDANPAVVSFHWTFNNSGEQTELPPRLSSVLGHTSTLNYTPSTDMEYGTLACYGENSVGKQKVPCVFQLVAAGRPFQVQNCTVANQSLDSLLVECVENFDGGLPQTFLMELLELPSLTVRYNVFTNKTPPVFEIRSLPPGVSYRIDLYAINAKGRSDVTTIEHVILRGQAKYTGESNSFVISPMLASIAAMSALLATALCGVLAILYRQHARHRHMPAKHAPLNEAIYNDRTGQCSTPVKQEACNEGSNVGSGVGGARGALLREDLADDADPDIIPNLYERGPISNGYMSLQRPLSNNKLSKNDDLRSEPDGAGYYDFRKKDYRIPLTSSYHSLGRANKGVTTSPNSGSGVTSSLTSHRLRPEVVTTLHRVQESCI, from the exons TGCCAACTTTAGACGTCCAGGGAGTGCTGGGTAAAAAAGCTTCACTTCCTTGTGATATACAGCCTCTACACTCGGACGACGCGGTTGTTATGGTACTATGGTTCAAGGAGTCGGATGGAGAACCATTGTATAG ttttgacATCCGAGGACGGTCCTATAACCAACCGAAGCTCTGGTCTTCCCCACTGGTGTTCGGAAATCGAGCGTATTTCCGCGGGGGAGCAACACCAGCTGTACTCATGGTTGACAATGTACTTGCGATGGATGCTGGAGTGTACAGATGCCGAGTAGATTTCCAAAACTCTCCCACTAGAaaccttaaaattaatttcactgTTATAA taccTCCGAGCCGTCCAACAATATACGACGTAAAGAGAAGAGATAGGACCAAACTCGTGGAGCCCTATAACGAAGGATCCAATGTTTTATTGATCTGCGAAGTTGACGGAG GCCGACCAAGACCTCAAGTTACATGGTACCTTGAGAACGTGGTGATCGATGACTCATGTGACAAGCGAAACGACGGTACCACTGTCAACACCCTGACATTCCCCAATGTAGGAAGGCAACATCTGAATGCGAGGCTAGTGTGCCAGGCTTCTAATACTAATTTGGCGCCACCGGAGaccaaagttttaatattagacATTAATT TGAAACCAATAACAGTAAACATATTGAACAAAGAAGAACAAGTGTCCGCCGACAAAAGATACGAAATAGAATGCAAGACGACTGGTTCGCGGCCCGACGCGTCAGTCTCCTGGTGGAAGAACAATAGACAACTCAAGCGGATGGCAAAAAAT ttcTCTGAGAACAATGAGACACTAAGCGTGCTCAGTTTAGTACCGAGTGTGGAAGACGATGGGAAGTACTTGACGTGCCGCGCGGAGAACAAACACATCTCGGACTCAGCTATTGAAGACAAATGGAGGCTTACCGTGCACT ATGTACCTATTGTAGATTTGAAGATGGGATCAAATTTGAATCCAGACGAAATAAAAGAAGGTGCTGATGTATACTTCGAATGCACCGTCAAAGCAAACCCAAAGTCACACAGACTAGTTTGGTATCACGGt CATAACGAAATATTCCACAATGACTCTGCGGGTATAATTCTGAGCTCCCAAAGCCTAGTACTGCAGGGCGTAACGCGGAGCGCGGCTGGAGACTACACTTGTGTGGCAGCTAATAGTGAAGGAAAGGGAACAAGCAATCCTGTATCTTTATTAGTGCGAT ATGCACCAGTGTGCGCGGAACGTCGTGATAGCGAGCTTTTTGGTGCGCTAAAGCATGAGACGGTCATGTTGCACTGCAGTGTTGACGCAAATCCAGCAGTTGTATCCTTCCATTGGACTTTCAACAACTCTGGCGAACAGACTGAATTACCTCCACG GTTATCCAGCGTTTTAGGACACACGTCTACATTAAATTATACGCCCAGTACTGACATGGAGTATGGGACATTGGCTTGCTACGGCGAAAATTCTGTAGGCAAACAAAAGGTGCCTTGCGTTTTTCAATTAGTGGCTGCAG GTCGGCCTTTTCAAGTACAGAACTGCACAGTAGCGAATCAGAGTTTGGATTCATTGCTTGTGGAGTGCGTCGAGAATTTCGATGGTGGTCTGCCACAGACATTCCTCATGGAGTTGCTTGAGCTACCATCGCTAACT GTCcgttataatgtatttacaaataaaaccccACCGGTCTTTGAAATCCGTAGCCTTCCCCCAGGAGTCAGTTATAGAATCGACTTGTACGCGATCAACGCTAAGGGCAGGAGTGATGTCACTACCATAGAACATGTTATTCTAAGGGGACAAGCTAAGTATACAG GTGAAAGTAACTCTTTTGTAATATCGCCGATGTTGGCATCAATAGCAGCAATGTCTGCGCTGCTTGCCACAGCGCTGTGTGGCGTGTTAGCTATACTATACCGTCAGCACGCCAGACATAGACACATGCCAGCAAAACACGCGCCTTTGAA TGAGGCTATATATAATGATCGGACGGGACAATGTTCTACTCCCGTGAAGCAAGAGGCTTGCAATGAAGGAAGTAATGTGGGATCGGGAGTCGGTGGAGCACGTGGAGCGCTACTAAGGGAAGACCTCGCCGACGACGCCGATCCAGACATTATACCAAACCTATACG AACGTGGTCCAATCTCGAATGGATATATGAGCTTACAGCGTCCCTTGTCCAACAACAAACTGAGCAAGAACGATGACTTGAGATCGGAGCCTGACGGTGCGGGCTACTATGACTTCCGGAAGAAGGACTACAGGATTCCTTTGACTAGT TCATACCATAGCCTAGGACGAGCAAACAAGGGAGTAACGACAAGCCCCAATTCCGGAAGCGGTGTCACATCATCTTTGACCTCACATCGCCTGCGACCAGAAGTGGTGACCACCTTACATCGCGTGCAAGAAagctgtatataa
- the LOC123716240 gene encoding hemicentin-2-like isoform X1 produces the protein MKRLGPTLIWLTALMLGLTTAYTDTEEFLSDLDKPVPTLDVQGVLGKKASLPCDIQPLHSDDAVVMVLWFKESDGEPLYSFDIRGRSYNQPKLWSSPLVFGNRAYFRGGATPAVLMVDNVLAMDAGVYRCRVDFQNSPTRNLKINFTVIIPPSRPTIYDVKRRDRTKLVEPYNEGSNVLLICEVDGGRPRPQVTWYLENVVIDDSCDKRNDGTTVNTLTFPNVGRQHLNARLVCQASNTNLAPPETKVLILDINLKPITVNILNKEEQVSADKRYEIECKTTGSRPDASVSWWKNNRQLKRMAKNFSENNETLSVLSLVPSVEDDGKYLTCRAENKHISDSAIEDKWRLTVHYVPIVDLKMGSNLNPDEIKEGADVYFECTVKANPKSHRLVWYHGHNEIFHNDSAGIILSSQSLVLQGVTRSAAGDYTCVAANSEGKGTSNPVSLLVRYAPVCAERRDSELFGALKHETVMLHCSVDANPAVVSFHWTFNNSGEQTELPPRLSSVLGHTSTLNYTPSTDMEYGTLACYGENSVGKQKVPCVFQLVAAGRPFQVQNCTVANQSLDSLLVECVENFDGGLPQTFLMELLELPSLTVRYNVFTNKTPPVFEIRSLPPGVSYRIDLYAINAKGRSDVTTIEHVILRGQAKYTGESNSFVISPMLASIAAMSALLATALCGVLAILYRQHARHRHMPAKHAPLNEAIYNDRTGQCSTPVKQEACNEGSNVGSGVGGARGALLREDLADDADPDIIPNLYERGPISNGYMSLQRPLSNNKLSKNDDLRSEPDGAGYYDFRKKDYRIPLTSQSYHSLGRANKGVTTSPNSGSGVTSSLTSHRLRPEVVTTLHRVQESCI, from the exons TGCCAACTTTAGACGTCCAGGGAGTGCTGGGTAAAAAAGCTTCACTTCCTTGTGATATACAGCCTCTACACTCGGACGACGCGGTTGTTATGGTACTATGGTTCAAGGAGTCGGATGGAGAACCATTGTATAG ttttgacATCCGAGGACGGTCCTATAACCAACCGAAGCTCTGGTCTTCCCCACTGGTGTTCGGAAATCGAGCGTATTTCCGCGGGGGAGCAACACCAGCTGTACTCATGGTTGACAATGTACTTGCGATGGATGCTGGAGTGTACAGATGCCGAGTAGATTTCCAAAACTCTCCCACTAGAaaccttaaaattaatttcactgTTATAA taccTCCGAGCCGTCCAACAATATACGACGTAAAGAGAAGAGATAGGACCAAACTCGTGGAGCCCTATAACGAAGGATCCAATGTTTTATTGATCTGCGAAGTTGACGGAG GCCGACCAAGACCTCAAGTTACATGGTACCTTGAGAACGTGGTGATCGATGACTCATGTGACAAGCGAAACGACGGTACCACTGTCAACACCCTGACATTCCCCAATGTAGGAAGGCAACATCTGAATGCGAGGCTAGTGTGCCAGGCTTCTAATACTAATTTGGCGCCACCGGAGaccaaagttttaatattagacATTAATT TGAAACCAATAACAGTAAACATATTGAACAAAGAAGAACAAGTGTCCGCCGACAAAAGATACGAAATAGAATGCAAGACGACTGGTTCGCGGCCCGACGCGTCAGTCTCCTGGTGGAAGAACAATAGACAACTCAAGCGGATGGCAAAAAAT ttcTCTGAGAACAATGAGACACTAAGCGTGCTCAGTTTAGTACCGAGTGTGGAAGACGATGGGAAGTACTTGACGTGCCGCGCGGAGAACAAACACATCTCGGACTCAGCTATTGAAGACAAATGGAGGCTTACCGTGCACT ATGTACCTATTGTAGATTTGAAGATGGGATCAAATTTGAATCCAGACGAAATAAAAGAAGGTGCTGATGTATACTTCGAATGCACCGTCAAAGCAAACCCAAAGTCACACAGACTAGTTTGGTATCACGGt CATAACGAAATATTCCACAATGACTCTGCGGGTATAATTCTGAGCTCCCAAAGCCTAGTACTGCAGGGCGTAACGCGGAGCGCGGCTGGAGACTACACTTGTGTGGCAGCTAATAGTGAAGGAAAGGGAACAAGCAATCCTGTATCTTTATTAGTGCGAT ATGCACCAGTGTGCGCGGAACGTCGTGATAGCGAGCTTTTTGGTGCGCTAAAGCATGAGACGGTCATGTTGCACTGCAGTGTTGACGCAAATCCAGCAGTTGTATCCTTCCATTGGACTTTCAACAACTCTGGCGAACAGACTGAATTACCTCCACG GTTATCCAGCGTTTTAGGACACACGTCTACATTAAATTATACGCCCAGTACTGACATGGAGTATGGGACATTGGCTTGCTACGGCGAAAATTCTGTAGGCAAACAAAAGGTGCCTTGCGTTTTTCAATTAGTGGCTGCAG GTCGGCCTTTTCAAGTACAGAACTGCACAGTAGCGAATCAGAGTTTGGATTCATTGCTTGTGGAGTGCGTCGAGAATTTCGATGGTGGTCTGCCACAGACATTCCTCATGGAGTTGCTTGAGCTACCATCGCTAACT GTCcgttataatgtatttacaaataaaaccccACCGGTCTTTGAAATCCGTAGCCTTCCCCCAGGAGTCAGTTATAGAATCGACTTGTACGCGATCAACGCTAAGGGCAGGAGTGATGTCACTACCATAGAACATGTTATTCTAAGGGGACAAGCTAAGTATACAG GTGAAAGTAACTCTTTTGTAATATCGCCGATGTTGGCATCAATAGCAGCAATGTCTGCGCTGCTTGCCACAGCGCTGTGTGGCGTGTTAGCTATACTATACCGTCAGCACGCCAGACATAGACACATGCCAGCAAAACACGCGCCTTTGAA TGAGGCTATATATAATGATCGGACGGGACAATGTTCTACTCCCGTGAAGCAAGAGGCTTGCAATGAAGGAAGTAATGTGGGATCGGGAGTCGGTGGAGCACGTGGAGCGCTACTAAGGGAAGACCTCGCCGACGACGCCGATCCAGACATTATACCAAACCTATACG AACGTGGTCCAATCTCGAATGGATATATGAGCTTACAGCGTCCCTTGTCCAACAACAAACTGAGCAAGAACGATGACTTGAGATCGGAGCCTGACGGTGCGGGCTACTATGACTTCCGGAAGAAGGACTACAGGATTCCTTTGACTAGT CAGTCATACCATAGCCTAGGACGAGCAAACAAGGGAGTAACGACAAGCCCCAATTCCGGAAGCGGTGTCACATCATCTTTGACCTCACATCGCCTGCGACCAGAAGTGGTGACCACCTTACATCGCGTGCAAGAAagctgtatataa